One genomic segment of Erinaceus europaeus chromosome 18, mEriEur2.1, whole genome shotgun sequence includes these proteins:
- the PHOSPHO2 gene encoding pyridoxal phosphate phosphatase PHOSPHO2, translated as MKILLVFDFDNTIINDNSDTSIIQCAPGKKLPSELKDSYKKGFWTEFMGRVFKYLGEEGVREDEMRRTVTSMPLTPGMVELLTFIRKKKDTFDCIIISDSNSVFINWVLEASEFHDVFDKVFTNPAAFDSNGYLTVQNHHAHSCSKCPKNLCKNVVLVEFVDQQLQQGVNYTRIVYIGDGGNDVCPVTSLKKDDVAMARKGYTLQKTVTRMSQNLEPIASSVVIWSSGIEIISHLQFLIKE; from the coding sequence ATGAAAATTTTGCTGGTTTTTGACTTTGATAATACGATCATAAATGACAATAGTGATACTTCGATTATACAGTGTGCTCCAGGGAAAAAGCTTCCTAGTGAACTGAAAGATTCCTATAAAAAAGGATTTTGGACAGAATTTATGGGCAGAGTCTTTAAATATTTGGGAGAAGAAGGTGTAAGAGAAGATGAAATGAGACGCACAGTGACATCAATGCCTCTCACTCCGGGGATGGTTGAGCTTTTAActtttataagaaagaaaaaggacacatTCGACTGCATCATTATTTCAGATTCAAATTCAGTTTTCATAAATTGGGTTTTAGAAGCTTCTGAATTTCATGATGTGTTTGATAAAGTATTCACAAACCCAGCAGCTTTTGATAGCAATGGTTATCTCACTGTGCAAAATCATCATGCTCATTCCTGCAGTAAATGTCCAAAGAACCTTTGCAAAAATGTAGTTTTGGTAGAATTTGTAGACCAACAGTTACAACAGGGCGTGAATTATACACGAATTGTTTATATTGGTGACGGTGGAAATGATGTCTGCCCAGTGACCTCTTTAAAGAAGGATGATGTTGCCATGGCACGGAAAGGATATACGTTACAGAAAACCGTTACCAGAATGTCTCAAAATCTCGAGCCTATAGCATCTTCTGTTGTAATTTGGTCTTCAGGTATTGAAATCATTTCTCATTTACAGTTTCTAATAAAGGAGTAA